The proteins below come from a single Miscanthus floridulus cultivar M001 chromosome 1, ASM1932011v1, whole genome shotgun sequence genomic window:
- the LOC136502255 gene encoding uncharacterized protein translates to MAAAAPTRAEVLALFRSLLRTAKQFSDYNIREYTRRRAADAFRENRALADAPAAAVAFAEGKKQLEVAKRQALVYSLYAPKAKSVMELKVQ, encoded by the coding sequence atggcggcggcggccccgACGAGGGCAGAGGTGCTGGCGCTCTTCCGGTCCTTACTCCGCACGGCGAAGCAGTTCTCCGACTACAACATCCGCGAGTACACGCGCCGACGCGCCGCGGACGCCTTCCGCGAAAACCGCGCCCTCGCCGACGCGCCGGCCGCCGCGGTGGCGTTCGCGGAGGGGAAGAAGCAGCTAGAGGTTGCGAAGCGGCAAGCGTTGGTTTACTCGCTCTACGCCCCCAAGGCCAAGAGCGTGATGGAATTGAAGGTGCAGTGA